Below is a window of Phoenix dactylifera cultivar Barhee BC4 chromosome 7, palm_55x_up_171113_PBpolish2nd_filt_p, whole genome shotgun sequence DNA.
GTAAAATTTCTTCCCTTCTCCGGTCATGGGTCATGGGTCATGGTCAAGTCGTCCCCAAATTGGTCAAATCTATGCTGCTTTCCAGGGGGTTTCCCTGGGGTCATGGACTGGCTTGAATGAAGAACGCGCCCAAGACTATCAAGTTTGGCAACCCAGTTTGCCGTGGCGGCGAGAAGTCATCTTCCACCTTGCCGGGATTGACCGCGTCATCGCCACTTTGTTTAATAACTGGGTCTAGTCTTTACCCCTTGGTATCCATCTCACCCATCATGTTCTCAAAGACGCTTCCAACCAAACACGGAGTCCTCACAGTCTCTATGCTCACCTCTTTGCATCTCTGATCTATGACATTGGCTACTCACACTACTTTCACGTGGGCACAACCAGCTACATCACTAGCAATAAGACTACATAAAATAGAAGAAACGGAAGACAGTTGGATCTAGAGAACATTTTTCAAATAATGAGCAGTAAATAAGGCGATCCAGTCAGCAGCTTGGTTTGCTTTCTGAAAAATGTGCCTGACTTGGACCGCACGGCACTCCCGACCCGACTTGTCTTTTAACTACTCGCTCAACTTACACACCTCATCTTGCTGGAAAACTCAACACCTTTAATCTAGGGGGATTGGAGAAAGTGAAGTGACCCATCTTCTTGCCATAATATGAAGTCGACAGGTACGTTATAAAAAAGAGTTACAACTCTCATATACATTAACTTGTGCTGCAACCCAACCCAAGGGGCTGCCATTTTTGTCCAATGAAAGATACCAAAATTTGAACCTCGACCCATCCAATTAGTCAGTCCTAGTCTCCTAGACTGTGCAAGTTGATAAGGTCAATGAGCACCGGGAAAGTTGATGGTTAAGCTCACGGGGGTGACGAGAAGCAAGCAACTCAATCATGCTCCAGCTTCTGCAGCCCAACTGGCGCTTCCCGTCGCCAAATTCTCCCCCCCCCCAATCCGCCCCGGTCGGTCTAAAGTGCGGGCCGGGTCGGCCTTGCGACCCGAACCGGTTCCTACCGACCTCCAACAACCGCACAACTCACACCAAAATATCTCTTTTGCATCCGGATTCGTGCTGCACGCGCCTTCGCATGGGATTCCTCGCCACGCTACGTGGCAAGTATCCATCCGCTGGTTCTCGTCCTGCAAGCTCTCCACCACCCAGCTGCAGTTGCTACCTACCTTCCAAGCCCGGGCCCACGCTGCCAGACGAGTCTACGGGCCCTCAACTCTGCCGTCCATTTATGGGCTCCCACTTCCCATCCGCCGATGACTCGTGTCCATCCTATTCCTACCATCTCGCATTCCGCTGCCGTCCTCATCTTGACGGCTAAAAAAGTTTCAAACGGCCCAACCCCGCGGTCCATAACGGCCCTCATCTCCATTACCACCACCCGCCTTCGACCGGCCCCGGGCCCCACCATAAGTCACTTTCCCGTCCTCTCTTCCTACTCAGGACACCGCCTTAACGCGCCTAATCCGATGATTGGACGAGAGAAAAATATGTTCCCATCTTAGCCATTAAAAATAGAACACGTGGAAGATAGTTCAGATATTAGCGCTGCCGGCAGAGCAGGGGAACGAGAAGGGGGGCCGTACCTTCTTTTATCCTCATCTTCCCCTCCGGTGGTTCTTTTTTCTTCCCCTGCGAGAGACCCTCCTCGCTTCCGCCGTGATGCGACGATGGGAGTGAGGCGAACAGCGCGTCTTTAGAGGCCCCGCTTCCCTTTGTGGGCCTTCTCGAACCGCCTCTATTGacctcccaaaaaaaaatcccttcGTCTTCCCCCCTTTCCTCCGCCGCCATCAGAAGATTCCCACAACCCTAAATTCTCCCGCTccccccccttctcctcctcgccGAGATCTCGCGAGATCCGCTGCGTCCTCCTCCAGATTCCACCCATTTGAGGTTAGATCTTGGCTCTCTCCTCCCATTTATAGGGTTTCCGTCTCTCGATTTGGTTTTATTGAGGTTTAGGGTTTTCTCGACCTTCAGATCGGCTAGGGTTTTTTGTTCATGTTCTGCGATGTCGTCCATCCTGCCCAAGAACGAGACCGTCCAGATCCGGGAGGTGTGGAACGATAACGTCGACGTGGAGTTCGCCCTGATTCGCGAGATTGTCGATGATTTCCCCTATGTTGCCATGGACACCGAGTTTCCGGGCATCGTCGCCCGCCCCCTCGGCAACTTCAAGACGAGCTCCGACTTCAACTACGCCACCCTCAAGGCCAACGTCGACATGCTGAAGCTGATCCAGCTGGGGCTCACCTTCTCGGACGAGTCCGGCAACCTCCCAACCTGCGGCACCGGCCACGGCTGTGTCTGGCAGTTCAACTTCCGGGAGTTCGACGTCCACCATGATATATTTGCAACCGACTCCATCGAGCTCCTCCGCCAGAGCGGCATCGATTTGAAGAAGAACAATGAGAGGGGCATCGACGCCAACCGCTTCGGAGAGCTTCTCATGTCGTCCGGCATCGTGCTCAATGACTCTGTCCACTGGGTAACCTTTCATAGTGGCTATGATTTCGGGTACCTTCTCAAGCTGCTCACTTGCCAGAACCTTCCCGATACCCAGCCCGGCTTCTTTAATCTGATCAAGATTTACTTCCCGACGGTATATGACATCAAGCACCTGATGAAGTTCTGCAACAGCCTCCATGGCGGGCTCAACAAGCTCGCGGAGCTGCTGGATGTCGAGAGGGTTGGGATCTGCCACCAGGCCGGATCGGACAGCCTGCTCACCTCGTGCACGTTTAGGAAGTTGAAGGAATCGTTCTTCAACGGCGCCACTGAGAGATATGCAGGCGTGTTGTATGGTCTGGGTGTTGAGAATGGACAGAATACTCAttgagtaaaaaaaaattagtattattaaTAAGAAttgaatgaatgaaaaaaaagcATGTTTGGTGAGTCTATGTGCGTGTGATGCTTTCTACTTTCTTATGTGTATTTCTAGTCCTTTGGCAGGAAAAGGTTGCACCCTTTCATGGTTCCAATTATCTTGATATATTGCTCTTGTGCATGCTGAGGTTCACTTATGcttctatatttttattttttaatgggtTTGCGGTGGATTATTGCGATGTTGAATTATTTGAGCGGTTGCAATCATGCTATTGACATTATATGTGGCATTACTTTGAATTGTATCCATTTGTTTATGAGACACTGGCAGCTACATGATTTCTGTGTCATTCAGTGGTGATCCAAGTAATCTAATGAGGAAATGCTTGCATTTTCTGCAATGCGTCATATTGCAAGGTATGTATCTGTTCTTACTTCTTCAAGATTTTGGTCGATAATCGGTACAATTTCTGATGCTGCTACCTTGTGTCTCTTTTAAGCAAGCTTCATCAAATGGATTTAGCTTGCTAATTAATGAAATTTGACTTTTCTTGAAGATGTCATTATTGTGCATTCATTAGtttatataattattatcagTAGCAAGCTGCCTCTTCAGTTTACTTAGGCTGCATAAGTCATCTTTACATTTTGAATGCATGCATTGGCAGTTTGAAAGGATAATTTTTGCTCTTAGTGCAGGGGTTGGCTGGCATGGGATGAAGAAGGAGAATTGGCTGTTTGTTTACTAACTTTCTGCTTGATTTTTTGTAATTAGAGACAGGCTGTGACTTTTATTACTGGGGAACCTCAGTTGGCATCATCTTCTTAGAGCTTCTTCTGATGTAATCGATGAACTGAATTTGGGCTGGTACAAGGATGGAAGAGTGATTGTCGTGATCTTTTATGGAAACTTTTAGTGGATTTGAGTTTAGATCAGTCATTAACCATTTTGGGTTGGGGTAGATCTCCATAAAGAGGTGGCTAGTTGTGAGAGGTTAATGATTAGGATGAAGAGAATGGGTAGAGGAACAAGGATGGAAGAATGTGCATAGCAAAAGTTTTAAATATCTTTGTAAAGTTGATGTTGAGAACTGTTAACCAGTTGTGATTGGTCATGAAGCGGTTGACAGTAGGATAATGAAGTTGGATGACCTGTGAGAAATCTGGCCATTAGACACTGCACATATGAAGTGGTTGACATGGAGATTTTCCATTTTGGACATTGGATTATTGCCACATTTTGAGGTGATTACTTCTTGAAAGCTGAATGACACCCCACATATGTATTAGTTTGTCAGGTAATGTGAGCTATTTGTTGGATCATGAGCATGGCACTAGGAAATTAAGATATGTTCATGGAATCTATCTCTTAAACATTATTGGGCCTGGAGACTTGGATGGTTTGATGGgcacatttttctttttatgccatTTTGTAATAAATAACTTGTTAAAATGGTCATTAGTTATTGATATGTGCAAATATCATGGTATAGTCCTCTTGCTTATGCTCGGTTTTTCATGGATACAGAAACAAAGATCAAATTCGGGCACGTATGACATATCCAAGTGCATGACCcagcaagaggaggaaaaagacatacatgtacatacaggaaaaaaattatccaaattatattctttcaaataaaaatattattttctaaaggatttTTAGCATGGATCTTTCTCATCTAAACTTCCCAATCAGCTTAAGTATACAAGAAAATGACATTTTGCAGAAGTATTTTAATACCTGTATCCTTGACCTATCGCTGATAAGAACAATGGCTGATGGCTAACATTAGTAGGATGAGTTGAAAGAGTTTTTATATGTATCAATATTATAAGGACGAGTTGAAAGAGTTTTAATCTTTATCAAGTGTCTGATGCATATCCAATTGGATACGTATCTGGCACATACTCTGAGAGCTGGACACGGTGTACAGGTACGCAGTTTATGCTTGTTTCATGAGTGTTTagttttttttctataaaattaATAATTGAAACTGCAAGTTTTCAATGAGTGGATAGCAAAAGTCATATTGATTATGTTCTTAACTCTTCTATTTACTAGTGTTTGTAACTATCAAGTCTGATCCAATCTGCATATAATTTCAAGTCCATTCTGCTTGCTGCTTTGatgtttaattacattttatttTGGCATCTAGTTATATCTTCTTCATTAAAGGCATGACTATGCAAGATGGTAAGTTATAACAGAAGATAAATATGTTTGGCTTTCTGGTATTGTGCATCAAGGATTAAACCTTTCTATTATTAATGAATTATTTACCGAAGATGTTCAAGTGAATGAGGGTGCGAATTCTGGTGCTGCCAATGTTAGTATTCCATTGAAGTATCAAATAGTTGTTATGGAAACTAGCATTGGGAACAGTTCTATGTTTCTTGCTGTTACTGTATTGCAGGGTTCTTCATAAGTTGCAAAGGGAAGCCAATCATATCCAGACTACTCTTCATTGTATCAATTCACGGAATTGTTGAGATGATAAGAATGAGATATTTTCTAATGGAGAAAGCTCTGGATCTAGAATGTGCTAAGGTACAAGTTGTAAGTTACATTGACTTCCAAAAATACCTATGCAACTTATTGTTAAGTCCTTTTCTAGAAAGATGGCCTGTATGTTcgttaatatattaaatattgagACTCTTTTTCTTGTTATGATTAAGCTTGCCAGGTATTGCTTGCTTGGTGCTTTCCTCGTGGTTCTCTTTATCTAATAGCTCAGATATTTATGCATAACCTACTTAGTCTGTGACGGAGTTTATATAGCCTTTTGCATAAAAGGGCACTGGTTCTCAggcaaatcaataaaaatatgcATCCAATCCCTTCTCCTTTTTTCCACCGGTTTCTCTTTTCCTCTGTCTTCCTTCCTTTCTGACCCCTTTTCTCTTGATTCAAGACTTACTTTTCTGGCTTATGTTGCTCATGGCAAGACAATCATAAATTCTTCTTCCACAATTTATTCATTCATACCTGTATTCTCTTCCCCTTCAAGGTTTACCACTTTTGACCCTAAGATCCCCGTAATTACTAGGCTCATGTTATGCAATGTAATTTTCTATCCTCTTACCCATTTTAACATTGAGGGATAGTCCTATATCCACCTGATTAGAAATTCCTTTATAATCTATCTGGCGCTTTCTATTCATAATCTTCACCTAGTAATTCATAATCTTCACTTTCAGAGAAAGATTgttaaaatgataaaaaataatcaaaagacCATTCTCAAATAACTAGAAAAAGGCCTGTTTAGTGAGGTCGTGATTAATTTAAATCCACATACGCATAGCGTGCAATTCCTCTAGCACTTCCATCTATGCACCCAGGTTGTACATTAAACAATCCATGCCATAATAAAGATGAGTAGAATTTTTTGAGGGCATGGTGGTTATTCGCCACCATCTATTTTTAGATCCATTAAAACAAGATGACTAGAATTCTCTTCAAATTCCATTAATAAAATTTATGCTTGGCATCCATACCTGTGTTTAGATCATCTGGATTAGATTTAGTCAAGGACCTAGCAAAGACCCGATGTTTTCCCTTTTATGGACAAGATTATATGTTTCTCAGGCAGAAGCAGTCAGGCAATGTATTCCTGAAAAGAAGGATATGTATCACGAAATTGATACTTCTATAGTTTCAGCTAATATGAAACTTCAAATTTGTTTTCCTCCCCAATATTGTTGATTCATAACATGTGTGTGCATATGCTTTCATAAAGCTGCTCTCatatttatgttattatatgtaaATTTCCAAAGAAAAGTCTGTCGTGCAATATTATAGTCAATGAAACAAAATAACCCATTATGCCACTTGTTTTGCTCTTAATAAGGTGacttttgtgatatcattcatAATTCTGTCATACTAGAAACCTAGGGCGAACGATATTCAGTTACAACTAAGCATGATGTATTTAAACTATGTGTCATATGTTTATCATCCATTGAATATTCAGGATCGTTAAAGCTGCATATGAATTGTTATTCCTGATAATTACATTTTTTAAGTTTGTATTAGCCGAAGAATTACAAGTAGTGAGAAAGGATTTAGAAAAGTTAGTAGTCCTGACAAATAAGGATCCCCAAAGCTGTACTATAAGTAGTTTGGAGAAGGTTTGAGGGTTTGGTTTTAGTTTGATTGTGAGAAAGTAGTTTGGTCTGTATCGAATTTCTTGGTGCTCATCTACAACTATTTCTGGCTTTCGACAATTATGAGCTGAGACTGATATAGCCGAAGGGTTTCCAGTTGACCGACTGTCTTCGACATGTTATTATTGCTGCACTCttgatttcttttgatttgaACATGATAAGAACTTAATATCCCTGCATTATCTGTTATCGAAATTGAACGTGCAAGAGTACATGCACTCCAGGTGAATCAATGGAAATAGTTGAAAACTAGGTGAGAACCTGCTTTTAATCTTTTCTGATTGCATTCAGTTGGGTGCATTCTGTTCTATTCTCCCAATCAATTACACAGCATTTAAAAaaatctctccccctctctctctaatCGGATAGATTAATATGAGCATTTGCAAAACCAAGACCCCTTGTTTTGTCATTTTTAATTGTATATAATCTATCGAATCATTATTTATTTGATATATGCAACTTCTCTGATATTTAAACAATAAGCTGTGTATGATAATCCTGAAGGTTAATATGTATTGAATAtttatgctgattttttttctttgggacTTGGTTAGTTTGTATCTATTCTTGATGCAACTGGCACGACATTAACAATTGGTGTTTTAAACTCATTGCTTCCATTTTGATTGACGATAAGCAGAGTGCAATCAAACCATGTGAGCCTGCAAGTCAAGAACCAGACGTTTGAGCCAAAGCTTCGGGAAGCACAAAGTCCAAACCCTTTGAATCCCAATTCTTTAATGAAAGATCTACCTGTTCTAGAGCCCATCGAGGTAACTACCCTTAAATGATTGTTCTCCTATATAATTTATGTACTTGTTATCTACAGCTTCATCAGCTTTCAGACTATCTCAACCCAGGctaaatgatattattttatcatttcaGTAGGTTAGAGGAGTTGAAAAGCCCTttgtatttttgaaaataagtaAATTATAGAAACCCCTTGACATAAGAGGTAAATCGTACCTAtaccaaataatttaaaaaatttatatttacccTTCCAAGATTTATTCTTATCTAATATTTTAACCTATAATTTAATGGAATATTAGATCCAAATATTATATcagaaaaattttctgaaataacTGAAATAATCTTTAAGTGACAGGAACATGAGAAAATATGTGCATCCTTCTCTATCCAAGGATAACTTTGATTTTTGATACGAAGTAAATGGTTTTACCATGTCGTTACGCAGGTTTACAGACTAGCGCATATAAATGTAATCAATATATAAACCACGAGAAGATttttataatttgatttttaaaaattagaGCCGCACTCATCAGGTCTCAGGCTGTTTGTTCGACCATGTTGCTTGCCATTGCTGTTCCCAGGTCTGCAACCTGATTCCCTTTTGTACAAGAAATTTCAAGGAAACTGTGGtcactttgagatctatataGGTGGACGGGTAATATTGAATGAAGCTCTTTAAGATTTATGTAGGAAGATGAATGATAAAGGATAAGATGCTTTAAGATACATGTAAGCGGATGGATGCTAGAAGATGGAGCATCTTGAGATATGTGCAAGTGAATGGATAACAAATAAAGCTTTTTGAGATATGTGCAGATGGGTGACTGGTAGAGGATagaatgctttgagatctatataaATGGATGGATGATGGTAAATGAAGTGTTTTGAGATCTATCTAGATAAATGGATGATAGAGGATCGAGCGCTTTAAACTCTGTCAAGGTAAATAGATGATAGAGAATagaatgctttgagatctatgcaagtgGATGAATCACATAGAATTGAAGTCGCGTGAAAGCTACGATCCAGCCTCCGTGAATCAAGCTTATTTTGGTCTCTCTTTTTTTCGCggttaattaaaattttttaaactttcaGGGTCTGTAACCACTACAAATTTGATGagatatttttgttatttttttttaaaatgagtCCCTCGTTTCCTTcacaaaaataagaaagaagataaaaaaaaaagactctcGAGCATACCAGACTTTTTACCACTCTGTAgagctcttttattttttgggtaAATAGTAGAGCTCATTCCCAACGGGCTTCGTTCAGGAGAGTGGATGCTAGTTGGGGCGCATTAGCCGTTTATCCGTTGATTAAGTTGATCTTTGACATTTGTCATATCTCTTCAAACAGGTCCGCTCCAAAAACAATTTTCCACACATTCCCTAATAAAGTTGAATATAAAACAATTATTTGGCTTGcagaaagaggaagagagaagatatggccaacaaaaaataaaaaaaatattattagagtttaaaaaaagagagatgaaaaataactttttcataaatatataatttctatattttatggAGAAGAAAGCTCACATagaatataaaaaaatcaattttcacCTGCTcagaattgaaatattttttttttcaaaaatcccCTTAAGTTTTAAATGAAATGAGATTACTAaagatataatagatattttccacaacttttatagaaaaataaatattcaatTAAATATAAGCTAATCAGAAATGtcacttttttttataattaaccaaatattaaaaaattatttttttaggcaTTATATACCTAAATATTAGCtttctagaaaaaaatatttaaatgaattaaaattttttctgCAACCCAAACGTGACCAAAGATATGAAACTGAATCTTAAAAGGATGTCGAAGTCCAAAAATagatattgaaaactaaggccGGTAACTTTTGAGGAAAAAGCATAAAAACGAGAACCAGGTTGCATCACTAAAATTTGAACAAAATACCGCTGGATATGGAAAATGAAAAACCAAAGCAATTAAGCTGACTTCCGATTACAGTTCATTAAATCTATGGAGTCCACAACCACCATTCAGTTCTTGGTTCCAATCAGCATAGCCCTAACAGCAGGTGGCCAAGGCATAAATCAAAAAGGGCCACCTCCTCAAGTTTGGATACAATACTTGCCTCTCATACTTTTTCATCCAACTCAGTTTTCAACTGCTTTGCCAATAATACTGGGATCAGTTAAAGAATTGATAATAGAATGAACCTTTCTTTTAACTAACAAAACAGTTTGATAACCATCCAATTGACGTGCAATTCCAGTTCTACACAATTTTTTccttattttaagaaaaaaaaaaaaaacatagcaaGCACTTTTCAATAATAATATTTCCAACCAGCGGACAATTTCACTTCTCTgacatataaaaattaaaactacTGGAAAAAATAAGAGCAAAGCCGGAAAAGAATGCACTATCATCCCATTTTAATCGATAGTTAAATGCTAGATGAAATGATTTTTTGTGAGAGAACAAACTGATGGAAAAATTCTCACCAGATCCTGCTGAGGCTTtacaatcaaaaaaaataaaaaacaaagatCCTGTTGAAGCTGGTATATTTTTTATAGATATGCCAGAGCTAGTTTCTCCAAGCAGCAGTAGGGAAATTAGTTATATACAGTGCTGCACACCATCACCCCCTGCTCTTCTCGAACTAGCCGTTAGTTCAATATTGGCAGATGCAAAGCAGCAAAAAACCTAGACATGGGGTACTCTATTAACTCAAAATTCAACCTACTTTCCAGGTGTTCCAGATTTCCATCGCTTTCTCAGTGTGTTAGCTAAATGTGCACATCTTACATATTTACTAGTACCTTATTCAATGGTTTCTAGCTTCAGGCATCAAAAAAATAATCTGTCCAGAATCTctttttaatctaaaattacCATCAGCTACCTTAGGAATAGCCTCAAAGATGACCTGAAAATATTTTAAACAATAGTGCTCTATGATCATTTAAGCATGTTTTCAGAAATTCAGAGA
It encodes the following:
- the LOC103710413 gene encoding probable CCR4-associated factor 1 homolog 7 yields the protein MSSILPKNETVQIREVWNDNVDVEFALIREIVDDFPYVAMDTEFPGIVARPLGNFKTSSDFNYATLKANVDMLKLIQLGLTFSDESGNLPTCGTGHGCVWQFNFREFDVHHDIFATDSIELLRQSGIDLKKNNERGIDANRFGELLMSSGIVLNDSVHWVTFHSGYDFGYLLKLLTCQNLPDTQPGFFNLIKIYFPTVYDIKHLMKFCNSLHGGLNKLAELLDVERVGICHQAGSDSLLTSCTFRKLKESFFNGATERYAGVLYGLGVENGQNTH